A DNA window from Gigantopelta aegis isolate Gae_Host chromosome 4, Gae_host_genome, whole genome shotgun sequence contains the following coding sequences:
- the LOC121369665 gene encoding F-box only protein 28-like, which yields MANLSYEPIPGPSTDYAGNNNSSQSSTLLYMPEHVLEHVLSYLSYHDISENRRVCKDFNRTCQQLLTHGFTKVDKFHARIQKQVKSKLPRRESERRNHVLSRHVDILSALETRLSLLSMTYSKYIESELCCFIPGKVMDELFRLLRILQQTKGQPPRAHEFLQELRDISSMAMEHFEENIVPWFKQKFPPGVLHFGQQYANSHTDCSSADIVVSPLSTMRVANFPTFRQEIIRLQQQVRAQNSCLQVCKKELTEHKSKLMEQKKLIAEQEKKLQDQANMIGEQDKKMREQAGMLTMHAARLDTLTVRLNNMTNAGLTCNSIELNKSDEDRVRKSTVIEKLVMSSRSSQRIHGKRHRSNLSEEDVANIHKNVKKKKI from the exons ATGGCGAACTTGAGTTACGAACCGATTCCTGGACCATCAACTGATTATGCAGGAAATAATAATTCTTCACAATCTTCGACTTTGCTCTACATGCCTGAGCATGTACTGGAACATGTTTTATCTTATTTGTCTTATCATGACATCAGTGAAAATCGACGA GTATGTAAAGACTTCAACCGGACCTGCCAGCAGCTGTTAACTCATGGCTTTACGAAGGTGGACAAATTCCATGCACGGATACAAAAACAGGTGAAAAGCAAGTTGCCACGCAGGGAATCCGAACGCCGCAATCATGTACTGTCTCGTCATGTCGACATCTTGTCAGCTCTAGAGACTCGACTTTCTTTGCTGTCCATGACTTACTCAAAATACATAGAATCGGAGCTCTGCTGCTTTATTCCAGGAAAG gtCATGGATGAACTTTTCCGTCTCCTGCGAATACTACAGCAGACAAAGGGCCAACCTCCGAGAGCACATGAATTTCTTCAGGAGCTCCGAGACATATCGTCGATGGCGATGGaacattttgaagaaaacattgTCCCATGGTTTAAGCAGAAATTCCCTCCAGGTGTGCTGCACTTCGGACAGCAATACGCCAACTCACATACAG ACTGCTCATCAGCTGACATTGTAGTATCACCCCTTTCTACGATGCGAGTGGCCAACTTCCCCACCTTCCGGCAGGAGATAATCCGTCTACAGCAGCAAGTGCGCGCACAGAACTCATGCCTCCAGGTGTGCAAGAAGGAACTCACTGAGCATAAGAGCAAGCTGATGGAGCAGAAGAAACTGATAGCCGAGCAGGAGAAGAAGCTACAGGACCAGGCTAACATGATAGGAGAACAGGACAAGAAGATGCGGGAACAAGCCGGCATGTTAACAATGCATGCTGCACGGCTTGACACACTGACTGTCCGACTGAACAACATGACGAATGCCGGTCTGACGTGTAACAGTATAGAACTGAATAAGAGTGATGAGGACAGGGTCAGGAAGAGCACTGTGATAGAAAAACTGGTCATGTCCTCGCGATCGTCACAAAGAATTCACGGCAAACGACACAGGAGCAATTTGTCGGAGGAGGATGTGGCAAATATTCACAAGaatgtaaaaaagaagaagatttag